One genomic segment of Novisyntrophococcus fermenticellae includes these proteins:
- a CDS encoding PrgI family protein has translation MAYVPVPKDLSRIKTKVALNLTKRQIICFSAALLIGLPLFFLLKDSTGTSFAAFVMIVVMLPCFLIAMYEKHGQPLEVVVKNIIQTKFIRPKERPYQTENFYAVLARQRKLEKEVSAIVNGKNKTCKK, from the coding sequence ATGGCGTATGTACCCGTACCAAAAGACCTATCCCGTATCAAAACAAAAGTCGCTCTCAACCTGACGAAGCGGCAAATCATCTGCTTTTCGGCGGCTCTCCTAATCGGATTGCCGCTTTTCTTTTTACTCAAAGACAGCACGGGAACGAGCTTTGCAGCGTTTGTAATGATTGTTGTCATGCTGCCCTGCTTCCTCATTGCCATGTATGAAAAGCACGGGCAACCCCTTGAAGTCGTGGTAAAAAACATCATTCAGACAAAATTTATCCGACCCAAAGAGCGACCATATCAGACGGAAAACTTTTACGCCGTTTTGGCACGGCAGAGAAAACTGGAAAAGGAGGTATCGGCTATTGTCAACGGCAAAAACAAAACCTGTAAGAAATAA
- a CDS encoding VirB6/TrbL-like conjugal transfer protein, CD1112 family translates to MQSILDAINEWIKEILIGAINGNLSTMFGDVNEKVGTIAAEVGKTPQGWNANIFSMIQTLSENVIVPIAGLVITYVLCYELISMVTEKNNMHDIDTFMFFKWFFKAWVAVFLVTNTFTITMAVFDMAQHVVSGAAGVIGGNTNIDVAAALSSMQSGLDAMEIPELLLLVMETSLVSLCMKIMSVLITVILYGRMIEIYLYCSVSPIPFATMTNREWGQIGNNYLKSLFALGFQGFLIMICVGIYAVLVNDMIIADNLHSAIFSLAAYTVILCFSLFKSGALAKSIFSAH, encoded by the coding sequence ATGCAGAGCATACTTGATGCGATTAACGAATGGATAAAGGAAATCCTTATCGGAGCCATTAACGGGAATCTGTCAACTATGTTCGGGGACGTAAACGAAAAAGTCGGCACAATCGCCGCCGAGGTAGGCAAGACCCCGCAGGGTTGGAATGCGAATATTTTTTCCATGATTCAGACCCTTTCGGAAAATGTAATCGTACCCATTGCGGGGCTTGTGATTACCTACGTTCTATGCTACGAGCTTATCAGCATGGTAACGGAAAAGAACAACATGCACGACATAGATACGTTCATGTTCTTTAAGTGGTTTTTTAAGGCGTGGGTAGCGGTGTTTCTCGTTACCAATACCTTTACTATCACTATGGCGGTGTTCGATATGGCGCAGCACGTCGTATCGGGTGCGGCGGGCGTAATCGGCGGCAACACAAATATTGATGTTGCCGCCGCGCTTTCGTCCATGCAATCCGGGCTTGACGCTATGGAAATCCCCGAACTGCTGTTGCTCGTTATGGAAACAAGCCTTGTCAGCCTTTGCATGAAAATCATGTCGGTGCTGATAACGGTAATCCTGTACGGGCGTATGATAGAAATTTACCTTTATTGTTCCGTATCCCCGATTCCGTTTGCAACCATGACAAACCGGGAGTGGGGGCAGATAGGAAACAACTACCTTAAAAGCCTGTTTGCTCTTGGCTTTCAAGGCTTTTTAATTATGATATGCGTCGGCATTTACGCGGTTTTGGTAAACGACATGATAATAGCGGACAATCTGCACAGCGCGATATTTTCCCTTGCAGCCTATACCGTTATCCTCTGCTTTTCCCTGTTCAAATCCGGCGCGCTGGCGAAATCAATATTTTCAGCGCATTAA